The nucleotide sequence AGCACCCGTGCAGGATCAGAACCCACGGCCCGGCGGGCGCCGGGTACCGTGGACCGGTGTCCAAGGTTTGTTTGGCTTGTTTGAGCTGTCAGACGAAATAGAATCGTCATTGGACACAGCGGCCGTTCTTCAGAAGCGGTTGTTGTGCCCCGATCGGGGGCGTTACCAGCACCCTCCGTCGCCCACGAGTGATACCGGGTGTCACTCGTGGGTAGAAGGCAAAGGAAAAGCCGCAAGCGATTGGGAAATAAGGCATTCGCCCTTGTAGCTCAGAGGATTGGGCAGCAGTTGCTGAAACGGTATTCGTTTCGTAGTACGGCCCTGCCGACCGGTTCCATACCGCTTTCGGGTGTGTTATCCTGGGGCTTCCTTCCGACCGAGAGCCGCCATGAGCGACACCGGCGACCGGCCCCCGACCGAAAACGCACCCGGACCCGCGCCCCTCGAAATCCCCCAACCGGAGGCGCGCTCCCGGTTCGCGCCCGGCGACCCGCTCCCCAATCTGGAAATGTGGGTACTCGAGCGGTGGCTCGGGGGCGGCGGGTTCGGCGAGGTCTGGCTCGCCCGGCACGAGCGCAAGGGCACGGCCGCCGTTAAGTTCTGCACCGACCCGACCGCCCGGCACCAACTCGTCACCCACGAACGGACCGTCGTCGCCCGCGTGATGAAACACGGCGACCACCCGAACATCGTCCCGCTACTGGAGTGCAACCTCAGCGGCGACATTCCGTGGCTCATGTACGAGTTCGTTGAGGGCGGTACGCTCGCCGAAGCGGTCGCGGAATGGAGCACGTTACCGCCCCCGCGCCGGCTCGGCCGGACCGTGCGCGTGCTGCACGTCATCGCCGGCGCGCTGGCCAAGTTCCACCAACTCGCCCCGCCGCTCGTCCACCGCGACCTGAAGCCGCAGAACGTGCTGATGTCGCGCGGCGTCCCGCGGATTACCGACTTCGGGATCGGCGGCGTGGCCGCGGAAGCGGCCCAATCCGAGCGCCCGGACGCCAACACCAGCATCCTGGCCCGCGTGCCGACGATGCTCCGGGCGATGGGGAGTTCGCGGTACGCCCCCCAGGAGCAACTCTTCGGGAGCCCGCCGAACCCGCGCGACGACGTGTTCGCGATCGGCGTACTCGCCTACCAGATGATGCTCAGCGACCTGACGGCCATTCCCGGTCCCGACGCGGCGGCCGAACTGCGCGCGCTGAAGATCCCCGTGGAACTGGCGTCGCTCATCGTGCGGAGCGTCGCCTTCGACCCGGAACGGCGCCCCAAGGACGCGGTCGAGTGGGAAGCCAAACTCGCGGCCGTGTTGCAGAAGAAAACGGTCGCGCGGCGCGCGCCCACCCAGCCCCCGGACGTGTCGCGCGACACCCCGACCGAGGAACTCGACATCCTCAGCGAATCGGGGAGCTCGAGTGGGACGAGCGGGTCCGTGGTGACGCAAATGCTCGACGTCCCCGCGCGGGGGCGCTGGTACTCGCGCCCGGCCGATAAATCCGCGGTCGAATGGCAGATCGTCGCAACCACGCCCGCCGAAGTGCGGATCGCGCCCGGCGAACTGTACCGGTTCTCGATCAAGTCCACCGCGACCGAAAAGGACGTGGCCGCGCTCGCGGTTCTGGGCGGGCTGCGCGCGCTCTATTATCTGAACCTCTCGTACTGTGCCGGGGTCACCGATAGCGGTTTGACGCGCCTCAAGGACTTCACGCACTTGCGGCAACTGTTCCTGCGGGCGTGCCCCAACATCACCGACGCCGGGTTGGTTCACCTCCACGGCCTCGCCCAGCTCCGCACGCTCGAACTGACCGACTGCCCGAAACTCACGACCGTCGCAATCGACGCCGTTCAAAAAGCACTTCCGAAGTGCAAGATCCAGCGCTGATCCCCCTGGGACCGCGGGCATCTTGCCCGCACTTCGCATTGACACAACGACCGCAGTTTGCCTAATGAGCCGCGCTCCCAGCCCCCTCGGAGGGAACGCCCATGTCGGCCCGGCTCGCTCTTCTCGCCGCGTTGCTATCAACCGCCACCGCATCGGCCCGGCCCCCGGCCCCTCCGTACTCAGCGCTCAAAGCCGCCGCCGCCATCGGTCGGGCCGACCGATTGTGCGACGAGAGCAGGTTCAATAAAGCCATCGAAGAGTGCGACACGGCCGTTCGCCTCGACCCACACAACGCAAAAGCGTTCCGCTTCCGCGGTTGGGCGCTCGTTCAGAAGGGCGACTGGCTCCGCGCCCTCCCCGATTGCGATCGGGCCATTCAACTCGACCCAACGGCCGCCCCGCCCCACTACACCCGTGCCCGAGCATGGGCCGAACTCGGGAAACTCGACAACGCTCTGAGGGACGTGGACGAAGCCCTTCGGTTGGCCCCTAAAGACGCCGTTGCACTCCAATTCAAGGGCGCCATTCACGGACGAAAGGGCGAAGTCGATACTGCACTCGAGTACCTGAGTGCGGCGATCAAAACCGAGCCGCGGTACGCGCCGAGCTACTCCGCGCGCGGCGCGCTCTGGTGTATGAAAAAGGAGTGGCGCAAAGCTATCGCGGACTGTGACGAGGCCATTCGCCTGAACCCGAACGACTCCGATGCCTTCTCGAACCGCGGCGGCGCCTGGAGCGAACTGGGCGAAATAGACAAGGCGATTCAGGATCTCAACGAAGCGATGCGCCTCAACCCGCGCCACACGGGAGCGGCCTATAACCGCGGACGCATTCGGGAGCAGCAGCACCCGGATCTGGCGCTCACGGACTACACCCAAGCACTCGCGCTCAACCCGAACCAGCCGGCGGTGCTGTTAAAGCGCGTCTCGCTCTGGTGGGCCAAAAAGGACTGGAAAAACGTCATCAGCGATCTCGACGCGGTGCTCCGGCTCACCTCCGGTCAAAACAACCGCTACCGGATGCCCGGGGACCTAATTGCCGCTCCAGAGGGCTTCGTTGCGGGCCAGGTTCCCCCCGAAGCCGAACTGTACCGGACGCGCGGGCAAGCGCGATTGGAAGCCGGTGATTTGAAGGGCGCGAAGACCGATCTCGAAACGGCCGTCCAACTCGACCCAATGGACACCACAACGCTGGCCGCACGGGCGCTCGTTCACCTCCGGCTCGGCGACCCGGATTCCGCACTCACGGATTACAACAAAATCCTGCTCATCAACCCGAAAGAGGCCCGCGCGTTCGTCGGGCGGGCCTCGGTGATGGTTCAAAAACAGCAGTGGGACAAAGTTCTGTCGGAGTGCGACGAGGCCATCAAACTCGACCCGAAAAATGCCGAGGCGTTCGCGCTGCGTGCGCCGCAGTGGATACTTCGAGGCGACATCGATCGCGCGCTCAAGGATCTCGACGAGGGCGTCAAACTCGATCCGAAAAACGTCTCCATCCTGTCGAACCGCGGGTGCGTGCTGCTCAACTTGGGGCGCTGGGAGCAGGCGCTCGCGGATCTCGACGCGGCCCTCGCGCTCAACCCGAGCGAGGGCACCGCCTTACACAACCGAATCGTCATTCGGGCGGCGTGCCCCGACGCCAAGTTCCGCGACGTGAACCGAGCGTATGCCGATGCGAAGCAATTGTGCGACATGACCGCGTGGAAGTCGGGAACCCCGCTGGACCTCCTGGCCTGCGTCTATGCCGAGTCCGGTCAGTTCACCGACGCGGTAAAGCTCCAAAAACGTGCCCTGGAAGACCCGAACTTTGCCACCGCGAGCGGGAACCCGGCTCGCGACCGGTTGAAGCTCTACGAGCAGAAGTTGCCGTTCCGCTTGCCCGAAAAGTGGAACCCGCCCGTCACTTCTCAACCCCGCTGAGCGGCCCGCCGCGCGCGAACAGTGCGTCCACGCGCCGGGTCACGGCGGGGTCCGCGTCCAGCGGCGGCGGCATGTGCGGCTTCAGGCGCGCGTCAATCACGAGCGGCCCGCGGCACCCCCAGTGCTTGCGGCGCGTGTGTGCGCCCACACCGTGGACGTCGTTTGCCGGGTCCGAGCGCGTGAACACCGCCCACAAGAAATTGGTCAGCGTGCGCGCAACGAACTCACTGTCATCGACCACGACAATAACCGGCAGGGGTTCCAGGTCCACGTTCCGCGTTCCGAGACGGGCACACAGTCGGACAATGTCAGGGTCTTCGTCGTCCGTTCCGCGCTCCGCACCCCGCGCTCCGCACTTCGGCCCCTTCAGGGCCAACACACCGGGCATCACGATGCGCGGGTCCGAGAACGCATCAGGAAGACTCAGATTCGCCGGTACTGTTGTCCCGAGCGTGCGCCGAACGGGACCGGCGGCAGCGATCACGAGTTTACTGCCCGAATTCAGCCCCGATCCCGCCGAGTAATCGAGCGTGTCGACGGTCGTCCGCGTTTGGAAGTGCAGGTCCGCTTCCGGGTCGAAGCGTTCGAGCAGGTGTCGCAAAAACGCACCGATGTCGTGAATATCGAGATCGGGGTTGTCTTCCTTCGCCACGATGAACAGGTACTTTGCCAGCGATAATTGCCCCTGTCCCAGAACCGCGTTCGCGAGCGTGAGCAGTTCCTGCGGGCGCCGGATACCGGCATAGGGAACGTACCGCTCCGAGCCGATCGCGAGCAACAGCGGGTGAACGCCCGCCGCGTCCACCGCGTGGACCGCGTGCAAACCGGGGATCACCGTGGGAATGACGGGTCCGGTCAATTCGTGGATCAGGTCGCCGAACGTGGTGTCTTCCTGTGGGGGGCGCCCGACCACCGTGAAGGGCCAGATCGCGCCGGGCCGGTGGTACACCGCGTCCACCGTCATGACGGGAAAGTCGTGCGTCAAACTGTAGTAACCGAGGTGGTCGCCGAACGGTCCCTCGGGCTTCGTTCGCGTCGGATCGATCCACCCCGAGATGACGAAATCGGCCCCCGCAGGAGGGGTGAGTTCGGGCGAACGGCCGGCGGCCGGCTGGTGAGAATTCCCGCGACTACCGACCGCGCGACCGCACCAGCCGGCTCACGCCGGCCGTTCGCCCGGATCATCGCTAACCTCCGCCCGCCCAGCGCGCCCGCAAACGCGAGTTCCGGCAACCCCTCGGGTAGCGGCATCACGGCCGCGACCGCCAGGGCGGGGGGGCCGCCCACGATCACGTTCACGCGCAAGCGTTCCCCGCGGCGCACAGCAGCGGCGTGATGAACACCGATACCGCGGTGGATCTGGTAGTGCAGTCCCACTTCGCGGTCCGGCTCGAACTCGTTGCCGCTCAACTGCACGCGGTACATCCCGAGATTCGATTTCATCCAGCCGGGGGCGTCCGGGTGCTCGGTGTACACTTGCGGGAGCGTCACGAACGCGCCGCCATCGAGCGGCCAGCACTTTAATTGCGGCAACTGCGAAACGGTCGTGGTGTGTTTGAGGATCGGGCCGGAGCGGACGAACTTCGGGCGCAAGCGCCACGCGAGGAGGGGCAAGTTCCAATACCGCCACGGGCGCTTGCGGGCGTTCGTCGGGTCGGTCTTCAGTTCAACGAGTTTGCGCACGCCCTCGAGTGCGTCGCGGAAGAGGAACTTCGCGCGATCGAGTGTGCCAAAGAGGTTCGACACCATCGGGAACGGCGAACCCTTCGTTCGCGCGAAGTAGATCGCCGGCCCGCCCGCGGCATAGACGCGCCGGTGGATCTCGGCCGCCTCCAGGTGCGGGTCGATTTCTTGCTCGATGCGGACGAGGTGCCCGGCGCGTTCCAGGTCGGCGACGGCGGCGGACAGATTTCGGTGACCCATCGGAACTCGGCTCGGAATTTGGCGCGGGGAGGGGCGGGTGAAGAACCGCGGCGGGGTTCCGCCGGATAACTACGAGAGTTCGCGCCGGGCGCTGACAATTCCTCCCGGTTACTAACGATTCCTGCCCATTTCAGAAGATTCCTGAACGGACCCCAACCGGACCCGTGTGTTTCCCAATCGGGCGTTTGGAACCGGCCCGGATCGGGCTTATGGTAGGGTATGAACCCGACCCCGGGTTTCGCCCACTTTGGTCGCGGACACCGCGAACCGACCTCCGCCTGGACCGTCAGTGACATTCTCACCGCCCAAAAAACCATTCCCGTTGTTCCCGATCGCCCTCGTGGTGGCCGCGGCGAGCGGGGCCGCGGTGTGCGTGACCGCAGCGCCCCCACCGGTCGCCGGGCCGCTCGTCGGGGCGCTCGTGCTGGCGGCCGCCGCTCTGGGGTGGTGGGCCAACCGCCCCGCCCCGCCCGCGCGCGCCGTGGTGAACGTCGGGCCGCACGATTCGCTCCCCGAGTCCGAAACGCGCCTCCGGCTCCTCGAGTCGGCCGTGGTCCACGCGCACGACGCGGTGGCCATCGTCGAGGCTCGCCCGGATAAGGGACCGGGCCGGTCCGTGATGTACGTGAACGAGGCGTTCTGCCGGCTCACCGGGTACTCGCGCGCCGACGTGATCGGGCGCTCGCTGTACATGCTCCGCGGCGCCGGGTCCGACCCCGACACGCTCGCGCGCCTCAGTTCCGCGATGAACGCGGGCACGCCGCTGCGCGTGGAGCTGCGCAACTACCGCAAGGACGGCACGCCCTTCTGGGTGGACCTGAGCGCGGTCCCGGTCCCGGACCCGGACGGCAACTTGTCCCACTGGGTGATGATCCAGCGCGACATCGACCGGCGGAAGTCGGCCGAGCGCCGGGCGCGCCAAACCGGCCAGCTGCTCCGCGCCATCATTGATGCGTTCCCCGGGCCGATCAGCGCCAAGGACCGGGACAGCCGGTACCTGGTGATGAACCAGTTCCAGGCCGAGCTCCTGGGCGTGACGCCCGAGGACGCCGTGGGCCGGACCGCGGCCGAACTGGTCGACGCGGCCTACGGCGCGATGACGGTGGAGCGGGACCGCGAGGTGATGTCCACGTGCCGCCCGATCCAGTACGAGGCGCGCTACCCGGCCCCGATCGGCGACGCGCGCCCGTGGCTGACGAGCAAGGCCCCGCTGTGGATGCCCGACGGGATCGACAGCGAGCCGGCCGGCGCCCGCGGCGTGGTCACCGTGGCGCTGGACATCTCCGCGCTCAAGACCGCCGAGGACGCGCTGCGCCGGAGCGAGGAGCGGTACCGGCAACTGTTCCGGGCGGTGCCGCACCCGGTGTTCGTTTACGACACCCAGACCCTCCGCATCCTCGCGGTCAACGAGGCCGCGATCCGCAAGTACGGGTACACCCGCGACGAGTTCCTGGCCCTCACGGTGCCCGACATTCGCCTCGCGGACGACGTGAACTACGCCTTCTCGTCGGCCACCGACAGCGGGCTGCCCGACGGCCCGCCCGCGCTCCGGCGCCACCGGACCCGCAGCGGCGCGCTCATCAACGTCGAGGTGTCGTCGTTCGCCCTGAGCCTGGAGGGGCGCGGGGTCAAGTTGGCCCTTGTTAACGACGTGACCGAGCGCTACAAGGCGGAAGAGGAACTGCGCCGCAGCGAAGAACTGTTCCGCGGGATCTTCGAGAGCACCTCCGCGGGCGTCTCGCTCACCAACGCCGAGGGCCTGTTCGTCTCGTGCAACCCGGCGTTCGCCGCCATGCTCGGGCGCACCGTCCCCGAGGTACTGAAGCTCACGCCCGCGAGCATCACGCACCCGGACGACCTGGCCGAACAACAGATCCTGATGGACGAGGTGCGCACCGGGGTCCGCGACCGGTTCAGTTACTCCAAGCGGTACCTCCGGCCCGACGGGCACATCGTCTGGGTCGAGCTCTCGTTCTCCGCGGTGCGCGACGCCGCGGGCGGGTACGAGTACGGCCTGGGCGTCTCGGTCAACGTCACCGAGCGCCGGCTCCTGGAGGACCAACTGCGCCAGGCCCAGAAGATGGAGGCCATCGGCCAGATGGCCGGGGGCGTGGCCCACGACTTCAACAACCTGCTCACGGCCGTGCTCGGGAACCTGTCCCTGGTGCGCCTGCCGGACCACGACCCGAACCGCTCCCTCCTGGGGGCCGTGGAACAGGCCGCGGCGCGCGCGGCCGACCTGACCCGCAAGCTCCTGGGCTACGCCCGCCGCAACCAGCTCGTGTTCGCCCCGGTCGAACCGCGCGAGGCGCTCGGCGAGGTGCTGGCGCTCCTCCGGCACACGGTGGACCCGCGCATTCACCTGGCACTCGAGGTCGACCCCGACTGCCCCGCGGTTCACGCCGACCCGACGCTACTCGTTCAGGCCATCATGAACCTGGGGCTGAACGCCCGCGACGCGATGCCCGACGGCGGGGCGCTCACGTTCACCGCCGAACCGGTTAACCTCCACGACGCCGACTCGTGCCCGGCCGGGTGGGACGACGTGCGCCCGGGCCGGTACGTCCGGCTCGCGGTTTCCGACACCGGCACCGGGATGACGCCCGAGGTGCAGGCCCGGCTGTTTGAACCGTTCTTCACGACCAAGGGGATCGGCAAGGGAACGGGCCTGGGCCTCCCGATGGTCCACGGCATCGTGAAGCAGCACCACGGGTGGATCGAGGTCCACTCCAACCCCGGCGCCGGAACCCGGATCGAACTGAACCTGCCGATGTCCGAAATGATGGCCACTCCGTCGCGCGCCCACGCGCGCACCCCGCTCCCGATTCCGATCCCGGCGCCGTTCCCAATGCTCACCCCGAGCGCGCCGGCGCGAACACCGATCGCGCCCGCCCCGGCGACCATCCTGTTGGTGGACGACGAGCAGATGATCCGCGACCTCGGCACCGCGGTCCTCACCCGCGCCGGGTACCGGATCATCACCGCCGAAGACGGTCAGGAAGCGGTCGAAGTGTTCGAGCGCGAGTGCGCGGACATCGCGCTCGTGATTCTGGACGTGACCATGCCGCGCATGTCGGGCAGCGACGCCTCGCGCCACATGATCCGCATCGACCCGGGCGTGCGCATCCTGTTCTCGACCGGGTACTCGGCCGACGATTTGGCCGAACTCGACGGGTCGCAGGGCCTGTTGAGCAAACCCTACCGGCCCCAGGAACTGGTCGCCGCCGTGCGCGCGGCACTCACGATCACGCCCCAACCCGTCGGTTAGTCCGGTTTCCGTTTCCCCGTGGCGGGCCGCGAGCGCCGGGGACCGCCCGCGCCCTTGCGGGCGCGGCTCGTGCAATCGCTGAAGTGCTCCGCCTCGTTCACCCCATCACGGCCCGGCAGCGCCCCAACAACCACGGCAATAGTGCGCCTTCCTGCCACCGGCGGAGCGCTTTGCCGGCCAGCACCGCGGCGTGGCGCGGGAGGCATTTCACCAGTCGGCGCCCGCGCACGTTCCGCCAGAACACCCGCTCCTCGTTACACGATTGGCGCTCCAGCGTTCGGCGCGACGGCTTTCGGCCGTAACTGCCCGACACCCGGTGCCACACCACCGCGGCCGGGTCGTACACGATCTCGAAGCCGAGCCGCCGGAGCCGGAACGACAGGTCCACGTCCTCGAAGTACGCGCCGAAGTGTTCGGGGAACCCGCCCGCGGCGAGCACCGCCTCGCGCCGGTAGAACGCGGCACACGCACTGGCACCAAAAACGTACTCGGGCGACCGGCCGGTGTGAGCCGGCCGGTGAGAGCCCGGACCGACGTGTGGTTCTGCACCCTCACCGGCCGGCTCACACCGACCGGTCGCCCAAACCGAGCCGTGCCCCCGCTTGGCGGCGAACCCGCCGAAATCGTACTCGTCGCCGGCGGTGTCGATGAGCGGCGGGAGCCCGCAGGCCCTGCGGTGCGGGTCGTTCTGGAGCACGAGCGGCGCGACCGCGGCCACACGCGCGTCCGCGAACCACGCGAGTGCGGAATCGGCCCACCCTTCGGTGACTTCCGCGTCGTCATTGAGCAGTTCCACGACCGGAGCCGAGGCCGCCGCGATGCCCGCGTTCGCCGCGACGCAGAACCCGCCCGCCCGCGCCCGGCGCACCACTTTGATTCCTGCAAACTCGGCGGCCGCGCGAGAGACAATCGCGTCGCGCGAACCGTCGTCCACGACGATCACTTCCGCCCCCGCGGGAGCGTACCGTGACACACTCGTGAGACATAGCCGGAGTAAATCGGGGCGCGAGTGCGAGGGGATGAGGATCGAGAGCGCGGAGCGCGGAGCGCGGAGCGCGGAATGAAGAGGAATCGGGTCGGGGGCTCGCGTGCCTGGGTTCCGCATTCCGCGCTCCGCACTAACTCGTTCGGCCGTCTTGTTCGGCGGCGATCGGGTGGAGGAACGACGCGGCGAAGCGGATGCGTTCGGCGGCCTCGTGCTCGCGCCCGGCGGCCACGTCCTCGACCAGCCGGCGCATTTGATCGAAACAGTGCGCGGCGTCCGTTTCGCCGCGCGCCTTCGCCCACAGGTGCCGCGCCCCGGCTTCCACCCACACCGCGCTGGAAAGGAGCCGCGCCTGCCACCCGGACCAGTGCCGGCGCGTGTACGTCAGGAGGGCGTGCCGGGTAACGAGGCGGAGCGGCGGCGGCACCCGGCGGGCGTGCAGCGGCCAGTGGTGCGTGACCTGCAGCGCCGGGTCGTACCGCACCTGCCACCCGCTCGCGGCCGCGCGCCGGCAGAAGTCCACGTCCTCGTAATAGAGGAAGAACGATTCGTCCAGGCCGTTGAGTTGCTCGAAGCACTCGCGGCG is from Gemmata palustris and encodes:
- a CDS encoding protein kinase domain-containing protein yields the protein MSDTGDRPPTENAPGPAPLEIPQPEARSRFAPGDPLPNLEMWVLERWLGGGGFGEVWLARHERKGTAAVKFCTDPTARHQLVTHERTVVARVMKHGDHPNIVPLLECNLSGDIPWLMYEFVEGGTLAEAVAEWSTLPPPRRLGRTVRVLHVIAGALAKFHQLAPPLVHRDLKPQNVLMSRGVPRITDFGIGGVAAEAAQSERPDANTSILARVPTMLRAMGSSRYAPQEQLFGSPPNPRDDVFAIGVLAYQMMLSDLTAIPGPDAAAELRALKIPVELASLIVRSVAFDPERRPKDAVEWEAKLAAVLQKKTVARRAPTQPPDVSRDTPTEELDILSESGSSSGTSGSVVTQMLDVPARGRWYSRPADKSAVEWQIVATTPAEVRIAPGELYRFSIKSTATEKDVAALAVLGGLRALYYLNLSYCAGVTDSGLTRLKDFTHLRQLFLRACPNITDAGLVHLHGLAQLRTLELTDCPKLTTVAIDAVQKALPKCKIQR
- a CDS encoding tetratricopeptide repeat protein, with translation MSARLALLAALLSTATASARPPAPPYSALKAAAAIGRADRLCDESRFNKAIEECDTAVRLDPHNAKAFRFRGWALVQKGDWLRALPDCDRAIQLDPTAAPPHYTRARAWAELGKLDNALRDVDEALRLAPKDAVALQFKGAIHGRKGEVDTALEYLSAAIKTEPRYAPSYSARGALWCMKKEWRKAIADCDEAIRLNPNDSDAFSNRGGAWSELGEIDKAIQDLNEAMRLNPRHTGAAYNRGRIREQQHPDLALTDYTQALALNPNQPAVLLKRVSLWWAKKDWKNVISDLDAVLRLTSGQNNRYRMPGDLIAAPEGFVAGQVPPEAELYRTRGQARLEAGDLKGAKTDLETAVQLDPMDTTTLAARALVHLRLGDPDSALTDYNKILLINPKEARAFVGRASVMVQKQQWDKVLSECDEAIKLDPKNAEAFALRAPQWILRGDIDRALKDLDEGVKLDPKNVSILSNRGCVLLNLGRWEQALADLDAALALNPSEGTALHNRIVIRAACPDAKFRDVNRAYADAKQLCDMTAWKSGTPLDLLACVYAESGQFTDAVKLQKRALEDPNFATASGNPARDRLKLYEQKLPFRLPEKWNPPVTSQPR
- a CDS encoding PAS domain-containing hybrid sensor histidine kinase/response regulator; this translates as MTFSPPKKPFPLFPIALVVAAASGAAVCVTAAPPPVAGPLVGALVLAAAALGWWANRPAPPARAVVNVGPHDSLPESETRLRLLESAVVHAHDAVAIVEARPDKGPGRSVMYVNEAFCRLTGYSRADVIGRSLYMLRGAGSDPDTLARLSSAMNAGTPLRVELRNYRKDGTPFWVDLSAVPVPDPDGNLSHWVMIQRDIDRRKSAERRARQTGQLLRAIIDAFPGPISAKDRDSRYLVMNQFQAELLGVTPEDAVGRTAAELVDAAYGAMTVERDREVMSTCRPIQYEARYPAPIGDARPWLTSKAPLWMPDGIDSEPAGARGVVTVALDISALKTAEDALRRSEERYRQLFRAVPHPVFVYDTQTLRILAVNEAAIRKYGYTRDEFLALTVPDIRLADDVNYAFSSATDSGLPDGPPALRRHRTRSGALINVEVSSFALSLEGRGVKLALVNDVTERYKAEEELRRSEELFRGIFESTSAGVSLTNAEGLFVSCNPAFAAMLGRTVPEVLKLTPASITHPDDLAEQQILMDEVRTGVRDRFSYSKRYLRPDGHIVWVELSFSAVRDAAGGYEYGLGVSVNVTERRLLEDQLRQAQKMEAIGQMAGGVAHDFNNLLTAVLGNLSLVRLPDHDPNRSLLGAVEQAAARAADLTRKLLGYARRNQLVFAPVEPREALGEVLALLRHTVDPRIHLALEVDPDCPAVHADPTLLVQAIMNLGLNARDAMPDGGALTFTAEPVNLHDADSCPAGWDDVRPGRYVRLAVSDTGTGMTPEVQARLFEPFFTTKGIGKGTGLGLPMVHGIVKQHHGWIEVHSNPGAGTRIELNLPMSEMMATPSRAHARTPLPIPIPAPFPMLTPSAPARTPIAPAPATILLVDDEQMIRDLGTAVLTRAGYRIITAEDGQEAVEVFERECADIALVILDVTMPRMSGSDASRHMIRIDPGVRILFSTGYSADDLAELDGSQGLLSKPYRPQELVAAVRAALTITPQPVG
- a CDS encoding glycosyltransferase family 2 protein, which produces MRNPGTRAPDPIPLHSALRAPRSALSILIPSHSRPDLLRLCLTSVSRYAPAGAEVIVVDDGSRDAIVSRAAAEFAGIKVVRRARAGGFCVAANAGIAAASAPVVELLNDDAEVTEGWADSALAWFADARVAAVAPLVLQNDPHRRACGLPPLIDTAGDEYDFGGFAAKRGHGSVWATGRCEPAGEGAEPHVGPGSHRPAHTGRSPEYVFGASACAAFYRREAVLAAGGFPEHFGAYFEDVDLSFRLRRLGFEIVYDPAAVVWHRVSGSYGRKPSRRTLERQSCNEERVFWRNVRGRRLVKCLPRHAAVLAGKALRRWQEGALLPWLLGRCRAVMG